In one Lolium rigidum isolate FL_2022 chromosome 3, APGP_CSIRO_Lrig_0.1, whole genome shotgun sequence genomic region, the following are encoded:
- the LOC124695173 gene encoding 4-hydroxybenzoate polyprenyltransferase, mitochondrial-like: MAPSALLRAAAAALRRRARTAADLPAISLLTHTSTPPPSRSRSPSPYPNPAAWRHLTTLSRRPCQHPRSPSSASAASSSYYVDRILLPTSFSHPLSTSSRSTDKDTDKKGILPPPPVSWVESLLPEAARPYAMLARLDKPIGTWLLAWPCMWSITIAAMPGELPDLKMLALFGCGAVLLRGAGCTVNDLLDRDIDNKVERTKSRPFASGVLTPSQGVCFLGCQLLLGLGILLQLNNFSRVLGASSLLLVFSYPLMKRFTFWPQAYLGLTFNWGALLGWAAIKESLDPAVVLPLYTAGICWTLVYDTIYAHQDKQDDLKVGVKSTALRFGDSTKQWISAFGAASIGGLALSGFNAELGWPYYPLLTAAAAQLAWQISTVDLSDRVDCNRKFVSNKWFGALVFSGVLFGRLAS; encoded by the exons ATGGCGCCCTCCGCTctgctccgcgccgccgccgctgccctccgccgccgcgcccgcacAGCCGCAGATCTCCCGGCCATCTCCTTGCTCACCCACACCTCTACGCCTCCTCcctctcgctctcgctctccCTCTCCCTATCCCAATCCCGCTGCCTGGCGCCACCTGACCACCCTAAGCCGCCGCCCATGCCAGCACCCGCGCTCCCCCAGCTCAGCCTCTGCGGCGTCGTCCTCCTACTACGTCGACAGGATCCTGCTACCGACCAGCTTCTCGCACCCGCTCTCGACCTCCTCCCGGTCCACCGACAAGGACACGGACAAGAAGGgcatcctcccgccgccgccggtgtcgTGGGTGGAGAGCTTGCTCCCGGAGGCGGCTCGCCCGTACGCGATGCTCGCGCGCCTCGACAAGCCCATCGGCACCTGGCTCCTCGCTTGGCCCTGCATGTG GTCAATCACAATAGCAGCAATGCCGGGCGAGCTCCCTGACTTGAAAATGCTGGCACTCTTCGGATGTGGAGCTGTCCTCCTCAGGGGCGCTGGTTGCACAGTGAATGATCTGCTCGATCGCGACATTGATAACAAG GTTGAGCGCACCAAAAGCAGGCCTTTCGCATCAGGTGTTCTAACCCCTTCTCAGGGAGTGTGCTTCCTAGGATGCCAGCTACTGCTAGGATTGGGCATTCTTCTCCAACTGAACAATTTTAG CCGTGTTCTTGGTGCATCTTCTCTTCTTTTGGTGTTTTCTTATCCCCTGATGAAGAGGTTCACATTTTGG CCTCAGGCATATCTTGGCTTGACCTTCAACTGGGGGGCTTTGTTAGGATGGGCTGCTATCAAAGAGAGCCTAGATCCTGCAGTTGTCCTTCCTCTGTATACTGCTGGTATATGCTGGACATTGGTATACGATACCATATATGCACATCAG GACAAACAAGATGACCTCAAAGTAGGTGTTAAGTCCACAGCATTAAGGTTTGGAGATTCAACCAAGCAATGGATCAGTGCCTTTGGCGCTGCATCAATTGGTGGCTTAGCACTCAGTGGCTTCAATGCTGAACTTG GTTGGCCCTACTACCCTCTTCTGACAGCCGCAGCTGCACAGTTGGCATGGCAGATTTCAACTGTTGACTTATCTGACCGCGTGGATTGCAACAGaaa ATTTGTATCAAACAAGTGGTTTGGAGCACTGGTATTTAGTGGAGTTTTGTTTGGGCGACTTGCATCATGA